Proteins encoded together in one Amblyomma americanum isolate KBUSLIRL-KWMA chromosome 1, ASM5285725v1, whole genome shotgun sequence window:
- the LOC144115390 gene encoding 4 kDa defensin: MKVLAIALIFVLVAGLVTTVVAQDDEGTVAHVRVRRGFGCPFNQGACHRHCRSIGRRGGYCAGAFKQTCTCYRR, translated from the exons ATGAAGGTCCTGGCCATCGCCCTCATCTTTGTTCTGGTTGCTG GACTCGTCACCACTGTGGTTGCCCAGGATGACGAGGGGACAGTTGCGCATGTTCGAGTCC gtcGAGGCTTCGGCTGCCCGTTCAACCAGGGCGCTTGCCATCGCCACTGCCGTAGCATCGGCCGCCGAGGAGGCTACTGCGCGGGGGCCTTCAAGCAAACATGCACTTGCTACCGCAGATAG